TCGGAGGCATGCCGTATTCCAGCGCGTGGACGAAATCCCAATCGGGTTCGGGCGCTTCGGCGTCTCCCGCAGCGCGGTCGCGGGCCTGCGCGGCAAATCGCGCTCGCTGATCATCGGGGTCGTTCAGTTCCGAGAATGCGTTCGCCGCTTCCATGCGCGCGATGAACAGTTCGAAACGCTCCACGAGCTCCGGGTCACCTGGCTTGCGTTTGGCCAGCGGCGACAGCGCGACCGGATAGAAGAGCACGTAGGTCGGATCGTTGAGATGCGGTTCGACGAACTTTTCGAAGAGCTTGTCGATGACGTGCGCGTGGCTGTCTTTAGGTCCGACGTCGACGCGCGCCGCAAGGGCCGCGGCCCTCGCGCGTTCTTCCACCAGCACGTCTTCGCGCTCGAGCCCGCCGAATCGCTTCATCGCCTCGAGAAATTCGATGCGGGCGAACGGCGCCTGCAGCTTGATCTTGCCGTCCGCGAATTCGTGTTCGCCGCGAATGCCCGCGGCGGCGGCGACGTGCAAGATCAGGTCTTGCGATAGCTGGAGCATGCCTTCAAAATCGGTGTACGCTTCGTACAGCTCGAGCATGGTGAACTCGGGGTTGTGCGTCCGGTCGATGCCTTCGTTGCGGAACGTCCGTCCGATTTCGTAGACCTTTTCCATGCCGCCGACGATGCAGCGCTTGAGGTTCAGCTCCGTGGCGATGCGCAGCTGCAGCGGAATGTCCAGCGCATTTGAATGCGTGACAAACGGCCGTGCGTTCGCGCCGCCGGCCACGCTCATCAGGGTCGGCGTTTCCACTTCTGAGAAACCGCGATCGTCAAGGTAGCGCCGAATCCCCGAGATGATCTTGCTGCGCAAGAGCATCGTGTCGAGAACCGGCCGGTTGACGATGAGGTCCACGTAGCGCCGGCGATAGCGCGTTTCGGCGTCGGTCAGACCGTGAAATTTTTCCGGCAAAGGCCGCAGGCTTTTCGCAAGGACGACGAGTTCGCGCGCGCCGATCGTGAGCTCACCGGTCTTGGTGCGAAACGGCTCGCCCGTTACGCCGATCACGTCGCCGCGATCCAACGCATCTACGAGCGCGAATGCGTCGCTGAGATCGGCGGCGCTGAAGAACGCTTGGATTCGCCCGGATTGATCCGCCAGGTCGCCAAACGCCACTTTCTTGCCCATGCGCCGAAGGTTGCCCAACCTCCCGGCCACAGAGACGGATGCGCCGGAGTGTTCGCTCGGACCGAGACGATCGAACTCCTCGCGCAGCGCTGCCGCCGTGTGAGACCTGTGATAGACGGTGTGCGCGAACGGATCCAATCCGAGCGCGCGCAACCCTTCGAGTTTGGCGCGCCTGGCCTTGATGAGTTCGGCTTCGGTGGCGCCGAGCTCGGGCTCCCGGCTCATTTTGCCTTCGCTTTTGCGCCGGTCTTCCGATTGCCCCTGATGGACAGGATCTTGAGTTGGATCTCGCCGCCCGGCGTGGCGACGTTGAGCGTCTGGCCGGGCTTGGCGCCGATGAGCGCGATGCCGATCGGGGATTCGTTGGAGATCTTCGCGTTGAGCGGATCACTTTCCGTGGAGCCCACGATGGTGTAGTCGAGATCGGCGCCGGTGTTCATGTTCTTGATCTTGACCGTGCTGCCGAGGTGGACCTCGTCACCGCCGCCTTCGCTTTCTTCGATGATGCGCGCGCTGCGGATCATCACTTCGAGTTTTAGGATGCGGCCTTCGACGAAGGCTTGCTCTTGCTTCGCGTCCTCGTACTCCGCATTTTCAGAGATGTCGCCGAATTCTTTCGCTTGGCGAATGCGGTCGTTGACTTCTTTGCGGTGGACGGTCTTCAAGTCGTCAAGCTCGGCTTCGAGTTTGCGCAGGCCGTCTTCGGTGAGCAGGGTCTCTCTCTCGTTCATCGTTTCTCCAAGATAGCTAGCTGGTAACGGTCGATGTTATGCCGACCGGATTCAATTCCTTGATGCGCGGGCGGAATTGCAGGCGCCGCAGCAAGTCGACGTAGTCGCTTTCTGCGACTTCGTCCCAACGCTTGCCTAGCAGTGCGAGCAGCGCCGCCTCCATCACATTTGTGCCGAAGGAGCGGCCGCCAAGCTCGGGCGTGCTTGTGACGAGCCGCGCGACGCCGCGAACGCGAAGCTCCTCCACGTTTTTAGATGTGACGGTATTCGTGAGCACGGTCTTGCCGCGCATATCGTCGGGCATGTTCTGGCGGATGAAGTGGAAATCGCCCGCCACGACGGCCGCGCGCGCATAGTATTCCGGAAACTTCGGCTCTGGCGGCCGGTCTTGCTTTTTTCCCGTTGGATAGAAGAATTGGAACGGCAGCTTGCACGCATCGGGCAGATACTTCTCGGCGAGCGCTTCGAATTCGCTCAGCGACGATACCGGTTTGTCGATACCAAGCGCGAAGATGAAATCGCCGAACATCACGTCGGCACCGGCGGCCACGAGCGCTTGCGCCATCCCAAACCTATCGAGCGCGCTCACCATCAACACGGGCAAACCGCGAAAGTCGACGATCC
This genomic window from Candidatus Eremiobacteraceae bacterium contains:
- the lysS gene encoding lysine--tRNA ligase, yielding MSREPELGATEAELIKARRAKLEGLRALGLDPFAHTVYHRSHTAAALREEFDRLGPSEHSGASVSVAGRLGNLRRMGKKVAFGDLADQSGRIQAFFSAADLSDAFALVDALDRGDVIGVTGEPFRTKTGELTIGARELVVLAKSLRPLPEKFHGLTDAETRYRRRYVDLIVNRPVLDTMLLRSKIISGIRRYLDDRGFSEVETPTLMSVAGGANARPFVTHSNALDIPLQLRIATELNLKRCIVGGMEKVYEIGRTFRNEGIDRTHNPEFTMLELYEAYTDFEGMLQLSQDLILHVAAAAGIRGEHEFADGKIKLQAPFARIEFLEAMKRFGGLEREDVLVEERARAAALAARVDVGPKDSHAHVIDKLFEKFVEPHLNDPTYVLFYPVALSPLAKRKPGDPELVERFELFIARMEAANAFSELNDPDDQRARFAAQARDRAAGDAEAPEPDWDFVHALEYGMPPTGGIGIGIDRLVMLLTGQTSIRDVLLFPLQKPEASS
- the greA gene encoding transcription elongation factor GreA yields the protein MNERETLLTEDGLRKLEAELDDLKTVHRKEVNDRIRQAKEFGDISENAEYEDAKQEQAFVEGRILKLEVMIRSARIIEESEGGGDEVHLGSTVKIKNMNTGADLDYTIVGSTESDPLNAKISNESPIGIALIGAKPGQTLNVATPGGEIQLKILSIRGNRKTGAKAKAK